A segment of the Flavobacteriales bacterium genome:
GCTCCCTTTGGCGCCGCGCACGAGCAATTCGATCGCATCCCACATGCCGGGCTCGATCTGCTCCAGCAGGTTGAACTGCCCTGCGCCCTTCAGCCATTCGCCGCCGTCGATGGCAACCACCTCGCCATTCACATATGCGCTGTACGGTGATAGCAAGTAGGTGACCAGGTCCGCCAGCTCGTGGTGCTCGCCCAAGCGGCCCAAGGGCACCTTCTTGCGCATATCGAATTGCTCAACCAGCTCGCCCGGCAACAGGCGGCTCCAGGCGCCCTTCGTGGGGAATGGTCCCGGCGCAACGGCATTGGTCCGGATGCCGTGGCGCCCCCACTCTGCCGCGAGCGACCGCGTGAGCGCAAGCACTCCGGCCTTCGCGCAGGCGCTGGGCACCACATAGCCTGAGCCTGTCCAGGCGTAGGTGGTGACCACGTTCAGCATGCTCTTGTCCTTCTCTCCTTTCGCGATCCAATGCTTGCCGAAGCTCAGCGAGCAGTTCACCGAGCCCATGAGGACGATGTCGATGATGGTGCGGAAGGCCTTCGGGCTGAGCCTTTCCGTAGGGCTGATGAAATTCCCGGCCGCATTGTTCACCAGCGCATCGACCCGCCCCCAGCGTGCCAGCACCGCATCACGCATGGCGTCCACTTGATCGGCCTCGCGCACATCGCAGGCCACGGCCATCACTTCGCCCAAGGGGGCCATCTCCGTGGTGGCCTTATCGAGCGAAGCCTGCTTGCGGCTGGTGATGGCCACGCGCGCGCCCAGGCGCAAGCATTGCTCGGCCATGCTCCGGCCCAGGCCGGTGCCGCCGCCGGTGATCACCACCACCAAGCCCTTAAGCGCGCCCTCGCGCAGCATCGGTGCCTTCTGTTCCATCGCTCTGCTGGTTTGCGGCCAAGATACCGTGCCGGCCTTGGCTGGCCTCCGACCGGGCTAGCGCCGTATCGCGCCCGTATCGGAGCTTTGGCCGCGTGCAGCGGTACCGCTACCTGATCGCCATCCTGCCGAGCTCGGCGCTCTCCGCCGAAGTGAACCGGAGACGTTCTGCGCTGCTTCCCGCGATCGGTCCGTTCGGCGGATCCCGCACCGCGCCGCACATCACCCTCTGCCTCCTGATCTGCCCGATGGCAATGAACCCGCCATCGTGGAGGCCGCGGCCGATGGCGCTGCGAGCTGCCCGTCGTTCAACCTGCATTATTCGGGCATAACGCATTTCCCAGAGCGGCGCACGATCTACATCGAC
Coding sequences within it:
- a CDS encoding 2'-5' RNA ligase family protein, producing the protein MAPVSELWPRAAVPLPDRHPAELGALRRSEPETFCAASRDRSVRRIPHRAAHHPLPPDLPDGNEPAIVEAAADGAASCPSFNLHYSGITHFPERRTIYIDPVQKNDIGKVRSAIIVRLMADPDLRDAVRVTTHPHLTVAAGLKPMQFNTAWALLAPHEHASEERVSEIVLLKRLLREGERYAMVRSFALRG
- a CDS encoding SDR family oxidoreductase, which encodes MEQKAPMLREGALKGLVVVITGGGTGLGRSMAEQCLRLGARVAITSRKQASLDKATTEMAPLGEVMAVACDVREADQVDAMRDAVLARWGRVDALVNNAAGNFISPTERLSPKAFRTIIDIVLMGSVNCSLSFGKHWIAKGEKDKSMLNVVTTYAWTGSGYVVPSACAKAGVLALTRSLAAEWGRHGIRTNAVAPGPFPTKGAWSRLLPGELVEQFDMRKKVPLGRLGEHHELADLVTYLLSPYSAYVNGEVVAIDGGEWLKGAGQFNLLEQIEPGMWDAIELLVRGAKGS